A window of Apium graveolens cultivar Ventura chromosome 8, ASM990537v1, whole genome shotgun sequence contains these coding sequences:
- the LOC141679509 gene encoding uncharacterized protein LOC141679509, translating into MSWHAEDRSKDGKMRHPSDSPAWRNVDCRWPKFSSEAKNIRLGLATDGINPHNNGLNNLYGCWPVILVMYNLPPWLCMKRKFMMLSTLIYGPYEPGNNIDIYLQPMIDDLKKLWEEGEINVYDSHSKSVFTLKEVLMWMDKDSVASHLDMIDMGVRTDLAPEIVAGLPYPTQQLLPVCIRSVVPKNVRSYVRNRFYPEGCIVEGYLEEESAEFCPRFFSKSGRTAGLQKDDDKFSGPVGRVTMKLHKEHLERIYQGKKKSVQWLLGEHNRQFPDWFQQKVSIEMRENSKAVSETIRWLAGKPSFSVLTYKGYIVDGVRYHTKERDNARCELTFYGIVQEIWELDYHAFKTPLFLCTWAATDRGVKSDDLGFTLMNFNRPGHKQEKFTSVDQVSQVFYVEDPCDANWSVMLSSTTRDYHDVYNEDVEEETSWNPPPFCYDIPLCDPTTCDDDASVSNKRQNVEGIWMKKS; encoded by the exons ATGAGTTGGCATGCGGAGGATCGATCTAAAGATGGAAAGATGCGTCATCCATCTGATTCTCCTGCTTGGCGAAATGTAGATTGTAGGTGGCCCAAGTTTAGTAGCGAGGCTAAAAATATACGCTTAGGATTAGCGACTGATGGTATAAATCCACACAATAATGGATTAAACAATCTGTATGGCTGTTGGCCGGTCATTTTAGTAATGtataatcttcctccatggttatgcatgaagaggaagtttatgatgttatCGACATTGATTTATGGCCCGTATGAGCCTGGAAATAACATTGACATATATCTACAACCAATGATCGatgatttaaaaaaattgtggGAGGAAGGGGAAATAAATGTGTATGATTCACATAGCAAATCTGTCTTCACTTTAAAGGAAGTTCTGATGTGGATG GATAAGGACAGTGTTGCCTCTCATCTTGATATGATTGATATGGGTGTAAGGACTGATTTAGCTCCTGAAATAG TCGCAGGACTGCCATATCCTACTCAGCAGTTACTACCGGTTTGTATTCGTTCCGTGGTTCCAAAAAATGTTAGG agCTATGTCCGAAACCGATTTTATCCGGAAGGTTGTATAGTTGAAGGCTATCTGGAGGAAGAATCAGCCGAGTTTTGCCCGAGATTCTTTAGCAAGAGTGGTAGAACTGCAGGTCTTCAGAAAGATGATGACAAGTTTTCCGGTCCAGTAGGTCGTGTGACAATGAA ATTGCATAAGGAACACTTGGAAAGAATTTACCAAGGAAAAAAGAAGAGTGTACAATGGCTTTTGGGAGAGCACAATCGACAATTTCCCGATTGGTTTCAACAAAAA GTAAGTATAGAAATGAGGGAAAATTCTAAAGCCGTGTCTGAAACAATTAGATGGTTGGCTGGAAAGCCTTCATTTTCAGTGCTGACGTACAAAGGCTATATTGTTGACGGGGTCCGTTACCATACGAAGGAGCGAGATAATGCTAGG TGTGAGTTAACATTCTATGGGATTGTACAAGAAATCTGGGAGTTAGATTATCACGCATTCAAGACCCCTTTATTTTTGTGTACATGGGCAGCCACTGATAGAGGAGTCAAGTCTGATGATCTTGGTTTTACACTCATGAACTTCAATCGACCAGGCCACAAACAGGAAAAATTTACCTCTGTTGACCAAGTCAGCCAAGTCTTTTATGTCGAGGATCCATGTGATGCGAATTGGTCAGTTATGTTATCGTCAACAACTCGAGATTATCATGACGTGTACAATGAAGATGTGGAAGAAGAGACCTCCTGGAATCCTCCCCCATTCTGTTATGATATCCCTCTGTGTGATCCTACTACTTGTGATGATGATGCAAGTGTTAGCAATAAAAGACAAAATGTAGAGGGTATTTGGATGAAAAAGTCATAG